The Paralichthys olivaceus isolate ysfri-2021 chromosome 9, ASM2471397v2, whole genome shotgun sequence genome contains a region encoding:
- the guf1 gene encoding translation factor Guf1, mitochondrial, with amino-acid sequence MLLSVLSPVWRRGAPQVTLCRRRTPEHCVSYTVWRHRWMKTLPVSSSCCRRSSTQTHKENIDLSKFPVDRIRNFCIIAHIDHGKSTLADRLLEMTGAIVKTEKNKQVLDKLQVERERGITVKAQTASLFHSHQGQQYLLNLIDTPGHVDFSYEVSRSISACQGVLLIVDANQGIQAQTMANFYLAFEAQLTIIPVINKIDLKNADPERVESQIEKVFDIPREECIRISAKLGTNVEMVLQAVVNRIPPPVASTNNPFKALVFDSNFDHYRGVVANIAVFGGQVGKGDKIVSTHLGKTYEVNELGLLRPDEHPTQKLFAGQVGYIIAGMKDVKEAQIGDTLYLQEQPVEALPGFKPAKAMVFAGMYPMDQSEYPGLRSAIERLTLNDSSVTVQRDSSLALGAGWRLGFLGLLHMEVFNQRLEQEYNASVIVTAPTVPYKAVLSSAKLIKEHGSEEITVVNPALFPDRSVVSEYLEPMVIGTILAPDTYTGKIMSLCLNRRAIQKNMVYIDDQRVMMKYLFPLNEIVVDFYDQLKSMSSGYASFDYENAGYQAADLIKMDILLNGRPVEELTTIVHRGRAHTSGKAMCERLKDSIPRQMFEIAVQAAIGSKVIARETIKAFRKNVLAKCYGGDITRKMKLLKRQAEGKKKMRRIGNVDVPKDAFINVLKRKDK; translated from the exons ATGTTGTTGTCCGTGCTGTCTCCTGTATGGAGGAGAGGTGCTCCTCAGGTCACACTGTGCAGAAGGAGGACACCAGAGCACTGTGTGAGCTACACAGTGTGGAGACACCGCTGGATGAAGACACTTCCTgtgtcctccagctgctgcaggaggagcagcacacaaacacacaag GAGAACATCGACCTGTCCAAGTTCCCTGTGGACAGAATCAGGAACTTCTGCATCATCGCCCACATTGATCATGGAAAAAGCACCTTGGCTGACAGACTGCTTGAGATGACTG GTGCCATCGTGAAGACTGAGAAGAACAAACAGGTGCTGGACAAGCTTCAGGTGGAGCGAGAGAGGGGGATCACAGTGAAGGCCCAGACGGCCTCATTGTTTCACAGCCACCAGGGGCAGCAGTATCTCCTGAACCTCATTGACACACCG GGTCACGTCGACTTCAGTTATGAAGTATCTCGATCGATCTCTGCGTGTCAAGGTGTCCTGCTAATTGTCGATGCCAATCAG GGGATTCAAGCACAGACGATGGCTAACTTCTACCTAGCATTTGAAGCTCAGCTGACAATCATCCCTGTCATCAACAAG ATTGATTTGAAAAATGCTGATCCAGAGAGAGTGGAGTCACAGATTGAAAAGGTGTTTGATATCCCACGTGAGGAGTGCATTCGG aTCTCTGCTAAACTCGGAACAAATGTTGAAATGGTTCTGCAAGCAGTTGTGAACAGGATTCCACC GCCCGTGGCGAGCACTAACAATCCATTCAAAGCCTTAGTGTTTGACTCCAATTTCGACCACTACAGAGGTGTGGTGGCTAACATCGCTGTGTTCGGAGGTCAGGTCGGAAAGGGCGATAAGATCGTGTCAACTCATCTTGGCAAAACCTACGAGGTCAATGAGCTGGGGCTTCTCCGACCAGATGAGCACCCAACACAGAAACT ttTTGCAGGTCAAGTGGGCTACATAATAGCAGGGATGAAGGATGTGAAGGAGGCCCAGATTGGAGACACACTCTACCTTCAGGAGCAGCCTGTCGAGGCTCTCCCAGGTTTTAAACCTGCTAAAGCTATGGTGTTTGCTG GCATGTATCCGATGGACCAGTCAGAATATCCGGGCCTCCGCAGCGCCATTGAGAGGCTGACCCTGAATGACTCAAGTGTCACAGTGCAGAGAGACAGCAGTCTGGCCCTGGGAGCAGGCTGGAG aCTTGGCTTCCTGGGTCTTCTTCATATGGAAGTGTTCAATCAGAGGCTGGAGCAGGAATACAATGCCTCTGTTATAGTCACAGCGCCCACTGTTCCCTACAAGGCTGTGCTCTCCTCAGCCAAACTCATCAAG GAACATGGGAGCGAGGAAATAACCGTCGTGAACCCCGCTCTGTTCCCTGACAGATCAGTTGTGTCGGAGTATTTGGAGCCCATGGTGATCGGGACCATTCTTGCTCCAGACACATACACTGGCAAGATCATGTCTCTCTGCTTG AACCGCAGAGCTATCCAGAAGAACATGGTGTACATAGATGACCAGCGCGTCATGATGAAGTATCTCTTCCCCTTAAATGAAATTGTCGTGGATTTCTATGATCAGCTCAAATCAATGTCATCTGGATATGCAAG CTTTGATTATGAAAACGCAGGCTACCAGGCTGCTGATCTGATAAAGATGGACATTCTGCTGAATGGTCGACCGGTTGAAGAGCTCACCACGATTGTGCACAG AGGCCGTGCGCACACTTCAGGGAAAGCCATGTGTGAGCGACTCAAAGACTCCATACCGAGACAGATGTTTGAGATAGCTGTACAGGCAGCTATTGGAAGTAAGGTCATAGCAAGAGAGAC AATAAAGGCGTTCAGGAAAAATGTGCTTGCCAAATGt TATGGAGGTGACATAACACGCAAGATGAAGCTGCTGAAGAGACAAGCCGAGGGCAAGAAGAAGATGAGGCGTATTGGAAATGTGGACGTTCCCAAAGACGCTTTCATTAATGTtctgaagagaaaagacaaatag
- the pigg gene encoding GPI ethanolamine phosphate transferase 2 isoform X2, with product MKVRSSVFASFILIFEVIGIALFLRGFFPVPVKSSLSSKNKLSDLPAEPLSGSSHNSSRLPQPLFKRVVIMLVDALREDFVFGPSGHMYMPYTRHVVERSSSHSFVAKARPPTVTMPRIKALTTGSIPGFIDVVMNLNSPALLEDNLIWQAKTAGKRIVFYGDDTWVRLFPKHFMEYDGTTSFFVSDYTEVDNNVTRHLDSTLKRDDWDILILHYLGLDHIGHISGPHSSLIQPKLLEMDDILKKIHGALISKEAEGSLPYLLVLCGDHGMSETGSHGGSSEPEINTPLVLISPAFKRKVGMEKPGVVEQVDLTPTLALGLGLPISQNSVGRVIPGVLEETSLRDQLRFLHLNGHQLSCLLKDSMPNYEKATST from the exons ATGAAAGTCCGCTCGTCTGTTTTCGCCTCGTTCATCTTAATATTTGAAGTGATCGGCATCGCTCTCTTCCTGCGGGGATTTTTCCCTGTGCCCGTCAAGTCGTCTCTGTCATCCAAGAACAAACTGTCGGACCTGCCAGCGGAGCCTCTGTCAG GGAGCTCTCATAACTCCTCTCGCCTGCCCCAGCCCCTGTTTAAGCGGGTGGTGATAATGCTGGTGGATGCCCTGCGGGAGGACTTTGTGTTCGGACCCAGTGGTCACATGTACATGCCCTACACCAGACATGTGGTGGAGAGAAGCTCATCACACAGTTTTGTGGCCAAGGCAAGACCCCCAACAGTCACCATGCCCAGGATCAAG GCTCTCACCACTGGCAGTATCCCAGGCTTCATTGATGTGGTAATGAACCTAAATTCTCCTGCACTGCTGGAAGACAACCTCATTTGGCAGGCTAAAACAGCAGGGAAGAGGATAGTTTTCTACGGAGATGACACCTGGGTCCGCCTCTTCCCCAAACACTTCATGGAGTATGACGGCACCACCTCCTTCTTTGTGTCCGACTACACTGAG GTTGACAACAACGTGACCCGTCATTTGGACAGCACCCTGAAGAGAGatgactgggacattttgatcCTTCACTACTTGGGCCTGGACCACATCGGTCACATCAGTGGACCCCACAGTTCACTCATCCAGCCCAAACTGCTGGAGATGGATGATATCCTGAAGAAGATTCACGGTGCCCTCATTTCCAAG GAAGCGGAGGGATCTCTGCCCTACCTGCTGGTGCTGTGTGGGGACCACGGCATGTCGGAGACCGGCAGCCACGGAGGATCCTCAGAGCCAGAAATCAACACACCCCTGGTGCTCATAAGTCCGGCTTTCAAAAGAAAAG TGGGAATGGAGAAGCCCGGAGTGGTCGAGCAGGTTGACCTGACCCCGACCCTGGCCCTGGGACTCGGCCTGCCCATATCTCAAAACAGCGTGGGCCGCGTCATCCCAGGTGTCCTCGAAGAAACCTCACTCAGAGACCAGCTGCGCTTTCTGCATCTCAATGGCCACCAGCTCAGCTGCCTGCTCAAAGACAGCATGCCCAACTATGAGAAAG CAACATCAACATGA